The nucleotide window GAAGAAGTAAACCGTATTTTAACAAAGCCTGTTCAAGCGCTTTATGACGGACTATAAAATATGATTTGTAGCACAAACCTTAATGTTGGTTTGTGCTACTTTTTTACTTATAGCTTTTGGAGAGAGAATCGCTCATAAAATCTGCCGCCTCAATTTTCTACTGGAAACCATTCATTTACAAGGTCTTGAAATTGCGCATAGTCTGCATAAACGATTTCTTTATAGGACAATGCCTGTAAAATGATTTCCTTGCTAAAAGTATCTGGCGTTGCTTGAATGACTTGTAAAATTTCATCCTCGCTATGATATGTAAAAACAGCAGAGTAATCGATATCTGCACGGGCATGGGCCTTCGCAGCGATGCGCCCCATAATAGCAGTAGTAGCAAAATAATCTTCCAGCTCTTTATAGTTTTTTGGCTTAACCTTTTTCTTGAAGGGTGAGCGTTCACGGATGTAAAATTGCTGGTCATTTATTGTTAAATAAGCTAAGTAAGGGTCTTCTAAATGATGCATGGCCTTTTGTGTGCCAACAACGCGTGCACCTTGATGCTCATAATGCGTCCAAAATGCTTCGTGATATGGTAAAAAATAAGAAGGAATCGCTGTGCGTACTTCCTTCATTTCCAACACGACATCATCTGCATGCTGTGTGTCATCGCCACTCTCAATTAAAATATAGTAGCGCTTCAAGCCGATAGACGCTGTACCAGAGCCATATTTAATGGCGATATCCTTCACCTTATAATGTGGTAATGCTTCAATGATTGCCGAATATTCCTCGGCGGATGCAGGCTGTAATTCCTCTGACCATTGGAAAATATGTTGTCCATCCTCAGTCAGGTGGGCAATTTTTTGCAAAAATTGCTCTCGTTGCTGTTTTTCTAGCTTTTTCAATACTTTTTTGATAGGGCCTGTCGTATTATCCTTTGTAAAAATTAATGTGAAGGGGTCATCCTTTTTTTGTTGAAAGCGTTGAAGCTGCTGAATATAGCTTGTTAAAAACGATTGGATTGCCATTTCCTGTGTAGCAGTATGAAAGCCTTGCTCCTCCAAATAAAGTGCGATGCTAACACTCATACGAAGCAAATCATATAAATAGGAGCCAACATAGCCTTCATCAAAATCATTAATGTCGAACACAATTGTACCTGACTCATTTTGAAAAGCACCGAAGTTATCCATATGCATATCGCCTTGAACCCAAGTTGGTTTCATTGGAGGTGTATGGAAAATTGACGGGATTTTTGTTGTATCATAATAAAATAAATAGGCACTGCCCCTAAAAAAACGAAATGGACTTTCCAACATTTTTTGATATTTAGCTTGTCGCTGCTCCTCTGTTAATGCCATACATTGTTGGTCAAATTCAGTGAAAATAGTTGCAAGTAGCTCCTTACGTAAAAATGCTCGTGTATGTTTGACCTGCTCTAATAAAACATGCTCCATTTGAATATCCCTCCTACTAAGGTGTTAAAGGAATTATACAAAAGAAACAATTAAAAAACATCAAGCATTTTTACAAAAAATATCGACGTTTTTTGGTACAATGATAATTAGTATGTTTATAAACGCTAATTTACAATGAGGTAGAGAAAAAATAATGAAAATAATACAAATAAATGAACAGTTTAAAGAAGATTGGAATCGTGTGTTAAACCATATTGCCAATCTTTTTTATGAAGATTCAGTTATTCAACTTACACAAGATGGCACTGATATGGCTATTGCTTTTCAGCATCGTATAGACGCAGATTTTACAATTCATACAGAGGCGCAATTAACGGTTGATGGTGAAAAATATACGAGCAATTATGCGATTCGTTATGCAACAGAGGGAACTGAAAAGGAGCAGAGCATTCGCATGAAGCGTGCGCTCTCACACGTAATGCTTGATGTGCTTGAGCAGTATACAGGTATGACGCAGCAATGGGGCATTTTAACAGGTGTGCGCCCAACAAAGCTTTATCATAAATACCGCAAAGCTGGCATGAGTGAGGAAGAAATTTTTGCTATTTTAAAAAAGGATTATCGTCTATCAGATGCGAAAATTTCTTTAATGAAGGAAATTGTGGCACGACAGCTTGAAGTGATTCCTGATTTGGATGAGCTAGGGCAGGAAATTTCAATTTATATTGGTGTACCGTTTTGTCCAACGATGTGCGCTTATTGTACATTCCCAGCGTATGCGATTCAAAGTAATCGCAAGCAAGGACGCGTAGAGAAGTTTATTGATGGGTTGCATATTGAATTGCGCGAAATGGGTAAATGGTTAACAGAAAATAATATGCGCATTACCTCGATTTATTGGGGTGGGGGAACGCCTACCTCAATTGAAGCCGATGAAATGGACGCGCTTTATCAAACGATGTTTGCAGCATTTCCAAACCCGCATACGATTCGAGAGATTACAGTAGAGGCAGGACGTCCTGACACGATTACACCAGAAAAGTTAGAAGTATTGAAAAAATGGGGAATTGATCGTATTTCTGTAAACCCGCAGTCGTATACGCAGGAAACATTAAAGGCAATCGGGCGCCATCATACAGTACAGGAAACGATTGATAAGTTTTGGCTATCGCGCGAGCATGGCATGAATAATATTAATATGGACTTAATTATTGGTCTGCCAAATGAGGGCATCGTAGAATTTGAGCATTCGTTAAATGAGTCCGCAAAAATGATGCCCGAATCGTTAACTGTGCATACATTAAGCTTTAAGCGCGCATCTGAAATGACGCGCAATAAAGATAAATATCGTGTAGCAGATCGAAATACGGTAAGTGAAATGATGCAGATGGCGACAGATTGGACAAAAAATAACGGCTATGTTCCTTATTATTTGTACCGTCAAAAAAATATTTTAGGGAACTTAGAAAATGTCGGCTATTGTAAGCCTGGCGAGGAGTCTATTTACAATATCGTAATTATGGAGGAAGTACAAACAATTTTAGGCATTGGCTGTGGTGCCTCATCGAAATTTGTTCATCCTGAAACAGGGAAAATAACTCAGTTCCATAATCCTAAAGACCCGGCAGCTTATATTGCGACTTTTGAAGAAGCAATTAAGAAAAAAATTGAAATTTTAAATGATTTATATGCATAAATTAGGTAAAATAGCAGGGAATAGCATATTTATTTTATGTTATTTCCTGCTTTGTTTAGATAGGGGATATTTGTTATTAAAGGAATTGTAGGTAACTCATTTTAAAATAGAGGGTCATATGATATGAGCGTTGTAAGAAACTAAAATGAGAAGTTGTTAGAGAAATTAGCCCGTTAATCAAGATAAATATTTGTATTGAATAATTCCTCCGCTTTCCGTGGAGAGTCAAGGAGATGCGTTGATGAATAAAGGTACACTAAAAGAGCTAGCTGCAACAATTAGACATCTACGTGCTGAAGAGTGCTACGAGGATATTATTATTTTAAGTGATGAAGTTGAGAATAGATTATTCAAGTTAAATGAAGTGGATGACATCTTAGACATATTAAAAAATCGAATTGTTGCTTATATATATACGGGCAGCTATGAAGAAGCCTTTGCTGCGCTCTTTCAAGTGGAACAAATATGCAGCAGTCATCCATCGAATGAACATTACAGCCTATACTATGGGTTAGCAGGTATTTTATATATGGTGTTAAACCATACAGAAATGGCAAAAGAGGTTATGCTTAAATCGGAATCACTTGCTCGAAAGCAAAAGGAATATAAGCGGTTATGTTACACATATTCCAATTTATCAAATCTGTACCATGATTTAAAAGACTATGAGCAAGCGAAGGAATATGCGATGAAATCGCTTGAGGTAGTACCTTATTTTGAGTGCGAAGAAATTGATTTACTACCGATAGAAGGAAATGCAGTAATTGCTCTTGCGTATGTTGGAGATATAAAAGAGGCAGATGTACTATATGTAAAAATGCAAGAAACTATACGACGATATGGCAGGGATCGTGATGATCGTAATCGGGCGTTGCTATATAATGCAAGAATGGCATTGGCATTTACGAAAGGCTATATTGAGCAAGCAATTGAAGCTGCTGAAAAAGCAAAGCAAATTTTTTTCGGGCAGGGTGATATTTATATGGTAAAAGTCATGCAACGTGCTCTTATTGATTATTACAAGAAAAGTAATAAAATTGAGAAGCTTGTTGGAGCCCAAGAGGAGTATATTGAGCTATTGGAAAAGCATGAGCAAGAATCATATAATCGCGCCTTATTAAAATTCCAGCTAGATGAAAAGAAGCGGAAGTATAAAATGGCATCCTTTATTGATCCATTGACTAAAATATATAATCGTGGCTATATCGAATATCAAGCACCAAAGTATCTATTAGACGCTGCGTCTTACAATCATTTTGTTGGCTGCATTATTTTTGATATTGACTATTTTAAGCAAGTAAACGATGAACATGGACATTTAGTAGGCGACGATATTATAAAGTTTGTAGCAACAAGTGCAGCAAAGCTATTTGCACAATATGACGCTATTTTTGCTCGTTATGGTGGAGATGAATTTATTGCGTGTGTACATACAAAAGATACACAGCAATTTGAAGAAATAATAAATAAGCTTTATTCATTATTCAAAACGCAATCTATTTTAACTAAAAAAGGACATGTAAAAATTAGCTTGAGTATAGGTGCTTTTGTAGTAGATGCTACAAATGTTGAAAATTTCACAGAGCTTTTAAAGGCAGCTGATGAAGAGCTATATGTAGTAAAGCGCAACGGTCGCAATGATTTTAAAATTGCTTATGCCAAGCAGTAGAAAAGATGAGGTTTTAAATGAAAAAAATATTTTTTAGTTTACTTGTAATTGCTTTATTGCTAGCAGGCTGTACAGTGGAATTTCAACAAACAGAGCAGCAGCCTGTTTCTGGTAAAGAAATGCGAGTGCATTTTATTGATGTAGGGCAAGGTGATTCTATTTTGATTCAATCACCAAGTGGAAAAACGATGTTGATTGATGGAGGCGTAAAAGGAGCAGGTAAAATGGTTGTTGACTATTTACGCGAGCAAGGTGTTAATAAATTAGACTATGTTGTTGCGACACATCCTGACGCAGACCATATCGGTGGTTTGATTGCCGTGTTAAATTCCATTTCAATCAAGCATTTTATTGATTCTGGAAAAGTGCATACATCACAAACATTTGAGGAAATGCTAACATTAGTTTCGGATAAAAATATCGTTTATAGCGTACCAGAGAAAGGCGATATAATTGATTTTGATAAGGAATTAAAAACAGAAGTAATATATGCGAACGAAAATGCCTCAGACAATAATGATGCGTCAATCGTTTTGAAAATTACATATGGAGAAGTATCATTTTTATTAACAGGTGATGCAGGTGTGAGTATTGAAAAGCAGCTGTTAAATGAAAATATTCAAGCAACCGTGCTAAAAGCAGGGCATCATGGCTCAAATACAAGTAGCTCTTTAGCCTTCGTTCAAGCAGTAAAGCCTGAGGCGATTGTTTTAAGCTATGGACAGGATAATAAATATGGTCACCCACACGCAGAGGTCATCGAAAATGCGCTAGCAGTTAAAAGTGAAATTTATGGTACCGCAGAAGCGGGCACGATTGTTTTTACAACAGACGGGGTAAGCTATTATACAGCAGCGGCTGAGTGGACGGGTATTGGCGCGACGAGCTCCGTTACACCAAAGCCAACAACGAAGAAAACAACGGTTGAGTTAATGAGTAAGGATTTAGTTAATGAAGTGGTAGTCATTCAAAATACGGGAAGTGAGCCAGTATCATTACAAGGCTGGCAGCTTGTATCTGTAGAAGGTAATCAAGTATTTAATTTCCCAAATATTACACTTCAGCCAAACAGCAAATTATCGATTACAAGTGGAGCAGATGCAAAGGATGGCAAAGGAAAATTAAAATGGACTTCAAAGCAAATATGGTCAAATAGTGGTGATGCAGCAAAGCTTATCAATGCAAAGGGAGAGATTGTTAGTGAGCTTGAATAACTATACATTAGATCGCTTTGAAGGAGATTATGCGATTTTTTTGAAGCGACCAGAGGAAACCGAGCAAATTTTGATCCATCGTAGTGAATATAGCGAGCTACTGTCTGAAGGGGATATTGTAGCAATTAGCTATGAAGATGGCATCTATCACATCGAGCGATTAGATGAAGAAATAACTGCACAGCAAAATAAGATGAAGCAAATGATGCAGGCATTGCGTAATAGGCAAAAATAAAGGAACTGTCGGGAAAAATCCCCCGACAGTTCCTTTGCTATATAGCAAGCTGCTGCTGAATTTTCAAAATCCATTCTTTTACTTCCATTTGCTGCTCCTCATAGCTTTTGCTATTGCGGTTATGAATAAGTAATAAGTGTTCGTGTAGCAAATTCTAAGCCATTAATCGTTACCCAAATATGCCCTCTTGCATCAAAGCATCGAGTGAGTGTGCCACTATTTAATTTGAGAAGTGCTTGTTCAAAAGCTACTAAACGCTCTTCGTTGATTAGAAAGTAACGAAAAGGATAATCGCCACTTTTTTGATCGAATTCAAACTTCGCATCGTATACATCATATGTTAATAAGAGTGTTTTCGTTTTGGATGGTGCATAGATAGGCATCTCATCAAATTGTACTTCAAAAGGGAAGAGATGTGCTTTTACTAAATGATAAATATGGGAATGGTCTAAATTACAGCCATATGTTGATAATAAAATTTTGTTTACAACTAGTTCGTTCATGGTGTTCCCCATTTTGGCAAGCTTCCATGAGTTATTTGGATTTGGCCGTGATGCCAATCCCAATCCCAATCATTTCTTAAATGCCAATGCCAAGTGGATGTAGTTTTATTTGGATTCAAATTAACATGGAAACGTATAAAGTCCCCTGCATCATCTTGTAATGAAAGAATATGTTCTCCTTGATTAATACCATTTGGAGCACTGCTATTTTCAGGGCCTTTATGTCCTTTTTTATTGTATTTTTTTACTGCTTGTTCAGCTGCATCTTGCATTTGAGGTATGACCTTTTTTTCTACTTCATCACCAATCCGCTTTCTAATTTCTTTCCCCATTTTCTTTTTTACAGCTTCTGCTACCAATGTACGAATTATTATAGGGAGTACAGCAGGTTGAGCTATTATTTCGTTATTATTAGTGGTAAAAGTCGTATTGACTTCACTTTCTGTACTGAAACCTTCATTTAAATAATAGTAAAGTAATGCAGTATTTTCATCTGAAATATTATATGATTTTAGAGTTTTCTCATCTGCAAACTCTAAAAATACTTCCTGATTATAAGAAATAAATTCTACACCATTCTCAAAATCACTTCTTGTTATATTCCAATTTTCAAGTTGTGTATCTAGTGTATTTTGACTGGCTAAACTAGAAATTGGAAGTAAATTTTGGATAATTAAAGTAAATATTACTAGTATTGATAATCTTTTAATTAATTTATTCATTATTTCCTCACCTTTATTTTTTATATTCTGGGAGTTTCTATGTATTATTGTATATTTTACCTGTAAAAAATTGCAATAATTAAATTGTGTTTTTTTTATGAACTTTACTTC belongs to Lysinibacillus louembei and includes:
- a CDS encoding DUF2252 domain-containing protein; the protein is MEHVLLEQVKHTRAFLRKELLATIFTEFDQQCMALTEEQRQAKYQKMLESPFRFFRGSAYLFYYDTTKIPSIFHTPPMKPTWVQGDMHMDNFGAFQNESGTIVFDINDFDEGYVGSYLYDLLRMSVSIALYLEEQGFHTATQEMAIQSFLTSYIQQLQRFQQKKDDPFTLIFTKDNTTGPIKKVLKKLEKQQREQFLQKIAHLTEDGQHIFQWSEELQPASAEEYSAIIEALPHYKVKDIAIKYGSGTASIGLKRYYILIESGDDTQHADDVVLEMKEVRTAIPSYFLPYHEAFWTHYEHQGARVVGTQKAMHHLEDPYLAYLTINDQQFYIRERSPFKKKVKPKNYKELEDYFATTAIMGRIAAKAHARADIDYSAVFTYHSEDEILQVIQATPDTFSKEIILQALSYKEIVYADYAQFQDLVNEWFPVEN
- a CDS encoding DUF3006 domain-containing protein; translation: MSLNNYTLDRFEGDYAIFLKRPEETEQILIHRSEYSELLSEGDIVAISYEDGIYHIERLDEEITAQQNKMKQMMQALRNRQK
- a CDS encoding YpjP family protein, which gives rise to MNKLIKRLSILVIFTLIIQNLLPISSLASQNTLDTQLENWNITRSDFENGVEFISYNQEVFLEFADEKTLKSYNISDENTALLYYYLNEGFSTESEVNTTFTTNNNEIIAQPAVLPIIIRTLVAEAVKKKMGKEIRKRIGDEVEKKVIPQMQDAAEQAVKKYNKKGHKGPENSSAPNGINQGEHILSLQDDAGDFIRFHVNLNPNKTTSTWHWHLRNDWDWDWHHGQIQITHGSLPKWGTP
- a CDS encoding coproporphyrinogen III oxidase gives rise to the protein MKIIQINEQFKEDWNRVLNHIANLFYEDSVIQLTQDGTDMAIAFQHRIDADFTIHTEAQLTVDGEKYTSNYAIRYATEGTEKEQSIRMKRALSHVMLDVLEQYTGMTQQWGILTGVRPTKLYHKYRKAGMSEEEIFAILKKDYRLSDAKISLMKEIVARQLEVIPDLDELGQEISIYIGVPFCPTMCAYCTFPAYAIQSNRKQGRVEKFIDGLHIELREMGKWLTENNMRITSIYWGGGTPTSIEADEMDALYQTMFAAFPNPHTIREITVEAGRPDTITPEKLEVLKKWGIDRISVNPQSYTQETLKAIGRHHTVQETIDKFWLSREHGMNNINMDLIIGLPNEGIVEFEHSLNESAKMMPESLTVHTLSFKRASEMTRNKDKYRVADRNTVSEMMQMATDWTKNNGYVPYYLYRQKNILGNLENVGYCKPGEESIYNIVIMEEVQTILGIGCGASSKFVHPETGKITQFHNPKDPAAYIATFEEAIKKKIEILNDLYA
- a CDS encoding GGDEF domain-containing protein encodes the protein MNKGTLKELAATIRHLRAEECYEDIIILSDEVENRLFKLNEVDDILDILKNRIVAYIYTGSYEEAFAALFQVEQICSSHPSNEHYSLYYGLAGILYMVLNHTEMAKEVMLKSESLARKQKEYKRLCYTYSNLSNLYHDLKDYEQAKEYAMKSLEVVPYFECEEIDLLPIEGNAVIALAYVGDIKEADVLYVKMQETIRRYGRDRDDRNRALLYNARMALAFTKGYIEQAIEAAEKAKQIFFGQGDIYMVKVMQRALIDYYKKSNKIEKLVGAQEEYIELLEKHEQESYNRALLKFQLDEKKRKYKMASFIDPLTKIYNRGYIEYQAPKYLLDAASYNHFVGCIIFDIDYFKQVNDEHGHLVGDDIIKFVATSAAKLFAQYDAIFARYGGDEFIACVHTKDTQQFEEIINKLYSLFKTQSILTKKGHVKISLSIGAFVVDATNVENFTELLKAADEELYVVKRNGRNDFKIAYAKQ
- a CDS encoding MBL fold metallo-hydrolase, producing MKKIFFSLLVIALLLAGCTVEFQQTEQQPVSGKEMRVHFIDVGQGDSILIQSPSGKTMLIDGGVKGAGKMVVDYLREQGVNKLDYVVATHPDADHIGGLIAVLNSISIKHFIDSGKVHTSQTFEEMLTLVSDKNIVYSVPEKGDIIDFDKELKTEVIYANENASDNNDASIVLKITYGEVSFLLTGDAGVSIEKQLLNENIQATVLKAGHHGSNTSSSLAFVQAVKPEAIVLSYGQDNKYGHPHAEVIENALAVKSEIYGTAEAGTIVFTTDGVSYYTAAAEWTGIGATSSVTPKPTTKKTTVELMSKDLVNEVVVIQNTGSEPVSLQGWQLVSVEGNQVFNFPNITLQPNSKLSITSGADAKDGKGKLKWTSKQIWSNSGDAAKLINAKGEIVSELE